In the Anoplopoma fimbria isolate UVic2021 breed Golden Eagle Sablefish chromosome 7, Afim_UVic_2022, whole genome shotgun sequence genome, one interval contains:
- the gsg1l2b gene encoding germ cell-specific gene 1-like protein, protein MGKTADLTVVQKTVIDTLHKEANSLDLNPIETLLGIVKRKMRDTRPNNADELKAAIEATWASITPQQCHRLIASMPRRIDAVLSTTNLHHDYSPIWEASYHHCSISHIDKEGLLGMVAHMMFTTAFQLTVSLGPEDWKPQTWDYSWSYILAWSSFTACMASSVTTINRYTKTILEFKHKRRNIEKNLKIKQKLLELDSPEQVWDMYISSVPSTAEELLNLSSNGRKLSNTSIFLDINDLPDPQLEDYC, encoded by the exons CTCCACAAGGAGG CAAACTCGCTTGACCTGAACCCCATAGAGACTCTATTGGGTAttgtcaagaggaagatgagagacacCAGACCCAACAATGCAGACGAGCTGAAGGCCGCTATCGAAGCAACCTGGGCTTCCATAACACCTCAGCAGTGCCACAGGCTGATCGCCTCCATGCCACGCCGCATTGATgca GTCTTgtcaacaacaaatcttcaccACGACTATTCTCCCATTTGGGAGGCAAGTTACCACCACTGTTCCATCTCCCACATTGACAAGGAAG GTCTGTTGGGTATGGTGGCCCACATGATGTTCACCACAGCCTTCCAGCTGACTGTTAGTTTGGGCCCAGAGGACTGGAAACCTCAGACATGGGACTACAGCTGGTCATACAT TTTGGCGTGGAGCTCCTTCACAGCCTGCATGGCGTCCTCAGTCACCACCATCAACCGCTATACCAAAACCATCCTGGAGTTCAAGCACAAGCGCAGGAACATTGAGAAGAACCTGAAGATCAAGCAGAAGCTGTTGGAGCTGGACTCTCCGGAGCAGGTATGGGACATGTACATCAGCTCGGTGCCAAGCACTGCAGAGGAGCTGCTAAATCTGTCATCAAATGGTCGCAAACTGTCCAACACCTCCATCTTCCTGGACATCAACGACCTGCCCGACCCACAGTTAGAGGACTACTGCTAA